A segment of the Diabrotica undecimpunctata isolate CICGRU unplaced genomic scaffold, icDiaUnde3 ctg00002759.1, whole genome shotgun sequence genome:
TCAGACAACTGatagacaaaacgtattgtcgagtatGGACCAAGAAAAGAAgcactacggagcagaggacgcccatcaaccagatggactgacgacctgaaacAGTAACTGGATACagaaacagatggaaagagctgagggagatctatgtccagtaGTGGACACATACAGGTTGATAATGATAATGATTATTGTTATTACTAGCATTACTTTTAACAATAGCTCTGGATTTTCTATCATAATTTGCTTTCTGCATTTGcttgttttctcttttatattattttttgctGGGGGATTTGATGGGTTTGTTTtgttctgcctttggtttcttacTTTTTGTATCTTTTAGCTACATAGCAGTTTGTTTAATTAGCACGGTGCTTTTTATCACAACGTACACACTTAAGAGCTTCTTCTTTTTGCTTATTGCATTCCTTAGTCAAGTGTTTGCCAATACACTTCACGGATCTTGGTTCTTTCGAGCAGTATTTCTATTTATGCTTCTATGACTGACACCTTTTAGATTGTGGAACTAGTTTTGAACTTTTTCATGGTTATAGTTCAACTCTAAAAAATCAGTGATTccataaattttattaacatctttatcttttctaaaagataaaataaagatatccaACGGCTACTTCCTGCGCAACTTTAATTTATTGACATCATTGAATCCTTTGTATCCTCTTCTTCTAGGATTGCTTGAGACTGACAAGTTCGATGAAGTTTTTTGGCTACAACTTGTATGTCTTTTACTTGTTCGTTCTCGTGTTCTGTGTGGTatgaaatgttattttaattaaaaaatctatCAAGTTTCTATAATTTTCAAAATCTCgtactttaatttatttattttcattattcaTTATCTTTGCCAtgaagttaattttatttatttttaggttATTATTAAGTTGTTTGAATATTTTTAAGATACTCTATTATTACTGGTATATTAAATGAAATTACATTTTAGGTGCTAAACTTGAAAAACATCAAGCCAACGTAGCCTTCCATACATCTCTACTAAGCCACCGTCACGATCTAATCGATCATCCACAAAAATTTCCATCGTGCAGCAACTGTGAAGCGGATCTTTGTCCTAGTCATTCCAATTTGCACCATCTTAGCACTAGCTACATCAACAAACAGCTTAATCAATTGAGCCAATTCAAACCTGCTCAGCTGAATCAGTCGCCGTTCAAGCAAACTCAGTTTTCTCAGAGCAATCAATTGAATTCAATTCAGAATAGTCCTCCATTTGGACAGAATCATTTAAATCTATTGCAGCTAAATTTAATGAGTCAGAAACCACAATTAGAGAGGATTAGTCATAGCCACGACTCTTTACATACTGTTCAAGAGATTGAAAATACACAAACGTTCTTTGAGACGCTGAAATGAAGATAAATCTGGGATCCAGCAGTCAGGCAGTCAAGAGTTCTAGAAATTTAATTCGTTTGCATAAAATGAGACTGAGTAGGAGTGAAGATAGCTTGAACGATTTACAAATTAAGGAAATTGGTGAGTGCTCAACAATTACTACAAGAGCAACAGTCTTAATTTATGTtgatatatttttacatttagaaAATATCTCCAAATTTCAAATTATTACACAGTTTTTCTATTTTAGATAATATGTTTCAACTTAATTCGCCCCAAGCCCAAAGATTGGAACCAAATCAACGATCCCCATCCATTCTTCAAAAATCAGTAACCTCTCAAATACAGGTCGAAGACATTCCCAGAACTGATATCTACAGCTCCGACGACGAATACGTTACTGATATAAACGATAACTTTGACTCCATGAGTTCAAAGAGTTGTTATTCAATCACCACAGAAGCTAACTGCGACTTCGATTTTTTTCAAAGCAATCATCAGAAACCAAGTAAGGACTTGACGGTAAAAGAAGACGACGAAAAGGAGTATTTTATCATAAATAATGTTAACAACAGACCTGTTATTACTTCGTACAAACCGGGTTCTGAAAAGGATAGTCCTAAAAGTGATTTGAAGAATTTTAGAATAACGAGATCAAATTCAAAAAGGTAAAGTGATAATATTAATCTGATAAATTACATAATTGAATCAGTCTGATTCTTGCTTAtgcttaatattttcttttttaaaataaataaatagcatacttttattaaaaagctttgtTTATTAGTAGCTGTAGGGTGAATTGTCAGGTTTAACATTGCAGCTACCAATTCCACCCACTAAATTGACCAGTAGATATTGGGTTTATATAAACAGACAAGAATAGAGCTAAGAAAACTAATGAAAAGGAAAAGAAGGAGTACCAGGAATAAATAATCGGAGATATAGAAGAAAATCGAAAGAATAACCAAGTAAGATAGGTCTTTAAAGGCGTTTCAGTGATCAAGGCAGTGTGCCAAGCAAGAACAGCGGAAACAGAAAACCACACCGGACAGCTTATTACTGATGACAAGGAAATCTTAAAAACCTGAAAGGAATACTTTTATCAACTGTTAAACGACCATTCTAGTAGAAAAACATCAAACATAGAAGTGCATATAGCTGAAATAGAAGATCAATACTTAATAatcaatacaaaaaaaacttaaaaataataaggcAGCAAGCATCGATGGTATACCCGCAAAGTGCTTAAGACTTGGAGGAGAAGCGTTGTACAGATCTATTTACAAGCTAATTCATGGCATTTAACGAGAAGAAACAATTAGGGAAGGATCACAACATGAGTAATGCTACCAATTTGCGGCAATAATGTTAGAATACTCTGAGGATTCCAGAGCAACAATTAACACATCCAaggaggaagctaagctacctaAGGGAAGGAAAGCCAAATCTTTAGAACGTTTTAAACAAcaagaaaaggttaatgcgagttaatagcAAAATAAAGTTAGTAGGTTCAGATTTCTTAACATCATCTCAATActgtttattaaaaactttttaatttattgtagagATGGAAATCTGAAGATGCAAGTCCGGAGATCAGAATTTATGAGCTACACTGTTTTATCCAAAAGACACAATCAGCTATGCAATATCTTATTTTGACTGTTATAAACTCCTCTATACCGATACGTCGCGGTACCAACTGTGCAAAAAATCTTCATGGCTTATTACTTCTGGATATTCTTTGTCGTTACATATATTTGTATTTATGTCTAGTAAGTTTATTGTTCTTAATATGTAAACTTGATTTACCTTTTACAGATCCTTAGAAAACTTTCAAGCATACATAGAGGTAGAAGagaatctaaaaaataacaacaaattcAGCTTCCAACGATCCAACTCATACATGACTCTAGAAGATCGCTGTAAGATTCGCTGTAACGACAAGCAATTTAGAAATAGTTGTAAAGAATCGGACTGCTCCCAGTTTCATGTCTACCGACAAAAAGTAAAATCCGAAGAATATCTTCCGAATACGACAACTGTGTATATTCAAGACTCTTCTGGTTGTTTTGATAAGACTTGTAACGAGAAATGCAGTGAGAAGTGTGTGCATAGTATACCAGATCTTAAGAAAGTGTTTATTTCTGAATATATTTAAGTATCATTACCTGacattgtatataatatattaattatttttaataaattctgaAGTTTTATTTCTAAGATCCATACTAGGGTAACTATGTTCTGGCCTTTCTAATGGTTATTATGTTCTGTTCTAAAAGGAATACAAAGGCAGAATACTTAAGAGAGTTTTCTCTGGTCTCTTGACGTATTAACCAATGATTTAACTGGAAATATATGCAATATATGAAATATGCAGCTACTAAATTACATAGTTTTCCATAATTATTTGATTCCTGCATGCAAAACCACTATTTTGTTGGCTTTTTATGACACTCATCAGTAAACTTAGGCAAATATACAAAACAAGTGCACTAAGCACTAATTTACCCAAAAGTATGCATTAAATATGcacttattttagaaaatatgcattaaatatgcatttattttagaaaatatgcatactGTCAATGGAAACATATTTCATAGtggtatattaattaatatttattttaataaaaacttatggttTCTATCTGTGTGCATATACATATTTGTAAAATGAAAAACTTTGGAATTTCCGGTTACTTTGTCATACCATTATTTAtggttagataaatattatttaaaatctgcAATTCGAAGTAAATTGGCGTTGATacatatgcaatttttgtataaatatgcaaaatcctcagatatttgcataaaatatgcaatatatgcattttgcatatttgCCAAGTCTAGTTATCAAATCATTATCTCACCACTACTTTTAAAGATCGTGTATGAGATTTTTAAAGCTTATAAGCTGTGGTAAATTAtccatatttcattaaaatttactcaCTGTAATATATTTAAGTTGCCAAAATTTCACACAGATAGATCCGTTTGAATGGGAACAAATTGTAGATTCTTTTCACTTATTTAGACGTTCGGGAATTTAACCAAGTTGTattatgcttcttcttcttcctatgccgtccccattaacggaagttggcgaccacatttttaaaagcttctgtcttttgcaacgtggaataattcgtctacagtcatgtttgtccagtctcgaatatttcgcagccatgacttcctctttctacctattccctttttgccatcgactctaccctgcatgatgacctgcagaagactatatttattatttctcagtatgtgtctaaggtatgcagtcttgcgtacttttatcgttctcaacaattttttgtctcgacccatccttctcagcacttcctcattggtgaccctggcagtccatggaattctcaacattctccggtatatccaaagttcaaaggcttcaatcttcttaactatttgcgcttttagtgtccatgtttctaccccgtacaatagttgcgaccagacgtaacattaaacaaacctcagtctcagcgcagtattcaagtttttgtcacagaacaattgcttgaattttaagaacgctgcccttgccatttctattcgtacccggatctcttggtctggatctaattctgtgttgatgtaagctcccagatatttatattttgtcactctctctatttgctgtccaccaagagttagttgttcattatttatattatgtatatttgtattatgcagtcaaactatttataaattgtataattcCGATTAGTACCAAAGAGCCTTTACAAAAGATTAATCGgacaaaatttaacttttaaagcTGACAGTGACAAGTATGCATAAAGAAAACACATACGTCAAGAGAAATTAGTCATAAAAGGAGAAAGAACATAGAAAAGGATATTTGACAGTTTATTTAAGAACCGACTGCAAAGAAGACGTAAAATTTTTAAAGCACGTTGGGCGGAAGTATCTCTAATAAAATTAGGTACACGTCTTCATGAGTTAATCTTTTCGATTTTCACCCACTTCTCTCTATATTTTATGATATTCTATCACATTTTGACAGAGAAACGCCTATGGTTGCAATAATATGGTCCGTTTATCTTGTGGGGTATATGCCATTTTTTACATTCGATCTTTCTCTTTGCGTTAATTTTCGAGGCCATCTCTTTAAAGAATGCATCTGAAATAGGTAATTATAATTTGTGTTATTTACTTCTAATcttttcttaatatttatttGCCTTAGTATTGACTCGTTTGTGTTTCAAATCACCCAAGCAACTCTTAGCATTTGTTTCCAGCAGAACATCTCGAACACATCTAAGAGTATCTCACCTTTCTCCTTGAAAGTCCAGCCCTGCGTTAAAGGCTTTACTATAAGCATATATGCGTTATGATGTTAAATGTCTGAATCGTTCTATAATCTGTCATAAGTTTAGTATTTGTTCCCTAGTACCTAATGTCCACCTCGGGTCAAAACCTGCTGGTTCTGAAATTTTGGTTAGGAAAGAAGTTACATATTTGCTGCAAGAAAAAATTAGTTTGCAATAGTGTGTGCTGTTGTAAAATTACGGAAAATAACTATATTAATACCTAGCTATATTTTTGTGTACCTTAATATTGATTAATTTTGTCCAGTCCTTAGAACAGATTCATGCCTCCCATACTCTGTAAAAGATTTGGTGTATTATATCCACTTCAATGTCATCTAGgagtttgtattttttttatggaaCCGTCTGTTGTAAACCGGTCATACTGCAATCAGTTGGTTTATTGTACATCTTCCTTTTCTTCGTGATGCCGCCTCCAGGATTCTGAAACCCTATATTACCTAATACAGGTCTAGTGAATGCGTACCATTTGGTTTTGGAGTCATTTGGTAGTTACCAAAAAGTATGTGCTGCCTACGATCTAATGCCTCGCAGTTATATTATCCAAAATAAGGTTGACTGTTTCAGATTATGTGCTACAGACTCTGCAGCTTAAGTATCCATGAAGTGGTCCCATTGTATGCAGATGTCCCTTAACTGGCGCATATCCAGTAAGTAAACGTGTAATGTCTGAGCTGATTCTGCAGTACAGTCCAATATACATTGTGCCCTGTGTTTGATCGAGTATATTTTCCCAGTAAAAGTTATGTTGCCTTCGGATCCAGGCTTTTTCTGTCGCTGACGATGCTTTTTGGTACTCCCACGACTGGTCCTGGACCaaagtattttgtagctgatgctcTTCTGGCAAATACATCAGCTCTTCATTGCCGTGTCTCGATGATCTGGAACCCATACCAAGGTACCCTGTTATACTTCACCAACTGTTGAGTTACTCTCGATATTCCTATTATCACATTGTTACAAATCTATTATAATATGTCTAGTTTTAAACCCCACATTTTTACATGAGTGTCTGGCTACCATTAACATAGTTACCGCTCTCTTAGTTATTCATTCTATCTGCTGATTCCAAGTAAGCCTCGAGTCTAAGATTACCCCAAAATACTTTATTTCACTCACCAAATGAAGATGTGTACCATTTAGATTAGTAGTACCACCCAATCCCTCTAAATTCCTCCTCCTcatgtttttgttaaatttaccccACATTTCAAGTCCATTCTGTATCAACAGTCAGAGCCTGTTGAGCTATGTTAAGCTCTGACTGTAGCTTTAAATTATCCGTTAGCTAAGATTACCAGGTCATCCTGTGGTGTGTGGATGACTGTGGTTGATGAGTCTAGCTATCAGCCCATATATGACCAGATTCCAccagaaaggagataaacaaCTCACTCCGCAGACAACCTCTGGCTTCTTGTGCTGATACTATATCCTCCAGTAATATTGCATATATCACACGGTTCCTCTGCATGCAGTCTATCTATCTGCAGCTTTTTTCGTCTATTCCTTTTAAACATATTGTGATTGCTTCACCTCTTGGTTTTCCAGAACATACTCCACCCTCATTACGAGATGATGCAGTGCTGTTTCTGTAAAAAATCGTGCTCAATAAGCATACATCCCCTAATTTATTCGACTTTCAACCAATGCATTATTCCTAATTTGCCTAGTGAGCAGTTTTCTAGAACCTTTAAAACGAATGACATCAGAAGCATTGATCTCAAGGACTTAGCGTTTTTCTGTCCGGTTTTGCTAGGTTTGAGTATAAAAGCCAGACAAATTAGCCTTCATGCTTTTGGTATGCACCGCAATCCTAAGGTAGCCTGCAGTATCGTACATAATTTTTTGTATAGAAGGTCATTGTAAAGGTGAAGATCTGTGCAAACGTATTGGATAAATCCTGTCCGGAACCGGTATTTAGATGGATCAAATGATTTTATTATCCATTTAATTTTATCCTGGTTTATCCCTTTTTgaaaatgaggaaatttctgagtaaccaaagactcaatctgcaaatccgatattggatgataaaatgttatatccactttATTCTTCTTTATAGTGTCGAAGCCTGGGcttttaatgttgacttaatgagaaaactggaagcttttgagatgtggctttttaggagaattttgaagataccatggaccgatcatattacgaacgaaatggtgttgcagagaatgggaagagacagagaacttttgatcaccattaaaaggcgaaagacagcatatttggggcacatacttagaaatgataagcaCGAGTTGTTGCACCTGATtgtgaagggtaaaatcgaaggaaaaagaggtcctggtagacgacaaatatcatggctaaaaaacattcgcgactggaccggttaaacacacagacgctcttaagaaaagcagaagatagagacgaatttgcaatggttatagccaaccttcattagtggagacggcacttgaagaagatccCTTTTTGGCCACACGACAGTTTTCCCTAGAACTATAAAATATGGAGACTTGACATTTCTGCAGTCTGGTCTATTTTCTTGCAATATCTCTTCCACGATTCTCTTTTTGTCCTTCTTAGTTGCTTGTTTTGGCTCACCTGATCTTTtggcaaaattaaatttttgtctgACTTCTGTCCTTTGATATACAAGGTTCCTATTCTACCAGGgtacaattactattttaatgggaataagccacaattgaagtttaaaataagtttattgacgtttcaatttccacttcggaaatcgttctcaaaatacaaacattaataaattaaaccaattttgttttttgttatttggtgaaaaaattcgtcttaatttaatttatctgactcatttatattgacaattcagacatccATTATATATGTTCCTGGgatgactttattgtaagatagttcattcgattatttTAACTTGAAATTACTCGTCACAAAAAAActcatagcatgtgatttgtttttaaaaagacaaccacataccATGATGACagtgttagtgattccatagtaaatcataaaGAAAAAACCAGGAAAGAAACCTCATAATAATGTCTCgtcatggtaagtatttggtcttacatttagtttactctcaataaataTCAACTCTGATTTTAATTCATTAATTcgttttattaacttcctcttttattaTGGGTAACAaaatcctactgcattctgccgaggaattgcgacacaattggtctcatttagcataattagagccgcttctttgattttctctttctaccatctgtttcttttaggactatacttgaatcgatTCATTGAGCCCTATGTTCAGTTTCTCAtacatgtttacatatttgagatttattaaattctctatttttaatataagattgatgttcacttattcaaACATTTATTGGTCTTGATGTTTTACCTAAATAAATCTGATTGTATTTTCATCACAAGGTCACACACACAGGTTCATCAcaattcacaaggtattttataaatacaattctttgttctttcttgttcattgttaggtttagttttagatcaattttaaacttcaattgtgacttatttccattaaaatagtaattgctttaagatgccaTGAAAAAAGGTTCAGAACAATGCCAGGTTACGTTTAGGTCTGAGTTCCTCACTATTCCCGGACAGTAGTTGTGTTCGAACGCTGACGTGACAACCTCTTGAAATTGTTCGGCGGCCATGTCTAGGTCCAATGTGTGCCTTATCATCTCTTCAATCCTGCCTAAACAATATTTCAGGTTTGCTTGATATACCTCCTAGTTTGACGAGGGTTACGATAAGTTTCCTTGATAGGCTTATTGCCCGTTATTGCAAAACAGATATGTCGATGATCTGAACAAGACACAGAGTTATGGCCAGtgttacgcgctatctcagagtgtgaaGTTATGACAAATTAGTTCGTTTCCTAGGTTTAGTATGTCTAAACCTAGTTTCATAACAAACTTTAATAATAACTTACCCCTTTCAAATTACTGTGTACTGTACCAGATGGTGCGCATTCGCATCACAGCCGATGACTAATTGCACTTAATTTTTCCTACAATCTCTTATGAGCTGTTCCAACTTCCTTGGTGGTGGTTATTTGGGATCTATCTATAGGAGGTATGCTGATCCGAGAATTATTTCTTTCATAATTCCTTCCTCTATGATCTTCATTTTTACCGTCGTTAAATCTCTTGAACAAAGATTCATCAACGGCAGTGTTTTGATATGTCGTTTAactatattactatatttatataaTGTAGGTCTTTGGGACTTTGACAGATCGGCTATATATAAGCTCTCCACAAATGTCCGATAGACCTCTTATTTTGCTCTTGTAAACCCAGGGCTCTTGTATTAAAGCCGTCGAACCTTTGCATAACAACAGTAAGTTGTGTCGAAGCTGCTTTACAATGCTGGAGGTTCGCCTGCAGGACTCTGATTGAAGCCATCGAGGTCGCCTATGGTTTTGAGAAATGCCTTTTTAAGTCTGTAATACACTTGAAATGAGAGGAGTttgtattaatatatttttaataaattattttcgtcAAGTATAATGGTCCCGGATATATAAAAAACAGAATTGAGAATATTACTACCTACGAACAAACATAAAACTTATATAGAAAGAGGTCAGTTCTGTTAATTACTTTCTAAAAAAGTAATGTGTGAATCTTCCACGGAAAACGTTTACTGCATTATTTAAGAATGTTGGCACGCGACAAAGAAACTTTGCAACTTCAGGAactgatttattattaataattaaaagatACTATCTACCAAATTTAAGTCGAACTTGTAATCAGTCTGTTTCAGCTACTGTCTGGAATGGCGAGAAAATCAGTAAGTAGATATATAGATTTTAGATTCCGCTCAAAATGATCAAAGCTTGTTTGGAGCTTATATATTTAGTATTTgggaataataatattttttttgcttttggTATCATGTTTAAATAGTTTTAGTTGTTTTATGGTTCTGTCCAATGAGTGTGCATTTTGGTCGTTTTTTAGTATTATtttccaatatttaattttttaataccttcatattaaatctttttttttgtattttaacctTGGTTTataacctttagccacgtaattacatacaAATATAAGTATTCATTAATTCAGGATTGTACAGGGAGGACACTTTTCCCCCTTAGGGGTTCATCAGAGCGACTTTATTATAACACACGAGACAAAAACCACGGTTAGATAGGTGGACAACAAATAGGTACAAATACAAAGGAAATATCCATTCAAACGATCAAATTTTTCATTCacacctttaatttaatttttagcataaataccataatcaatttaaaaattgttgtattatttaaatttaatggcGTCTTTAAACCTGCTTACATTGTATCGACATGTAATGGACAGTTAAAGAATATGTGATTTAGATCAGGTATACTAATTACACACTCACATCTGTCTGTTGGAAGAACTACGATTTTATGTAGATACTTCGGAAAATATCCATGATTTACTTTTAATCTTAGGATGGTCGACAGTGTATTTCTACTTAGTTCAACAACTTTGTAAAATTGGTTCGCAGCcactgttggttgtaatttaaacaaattagtgtCTGTAGTTTCACCGAACTGAATCCAACGTATATCCCATTTAATATGCTGTTTTACATATGCACGAAGATcacatgtgttaaattcttcAATAAATGAAGCGTGCATTTCCATAACGTAGTAAGTgccaaattataaatttttcaggaggagtaaaaaacagttttttatcgaacatgtttatttcttataatgtAACATACTGAAAAAGGATTAGTTTAAAGGTATTATATAATACAAACATACCGCAAAGGAACAATAAACAaagcttacttaaaaaaaattcaaaaatctgTCTAAGGTCAAAACGTTGTAAGTGCCGTCAGGTTTGCAAGTCAAAACGTTTTAAGTGCCAGATTTTTAACCGTTCTTTCCTACAGTAGAAACTTGCCCTGGTTGacctaatttttctttaaaatacttctTGGCATCATCGTGAAGATAAGGGAGCATTTTTTCAATATCTGTTCTTTTTTTCTCTGGGATACCAAAGTCAGTTCTAGTTTTTTGGAGGTCTatgattttaaagtcttctaatgTAACTCCAGATTTGAGTACATTGGTCTCACTGCATCCAGCGAGCTCACTATGTCCTTTAGCCATCATCACCGTACCAAATTTCTCTCTTGTAAGACGAAGCTGCGTAGCTGTTGAAATTCCTAACTTCTTTGTGTTCAGTTTATCACAGGCAACGGTTTTAAAATCATAAAAGTCCTTTACCACCATGCACGAGAATGGATTTTTCTGGGCCGCACTAGTAATGATAACAACATTCATCAATGTATAAGCCTTAcacacttttttacgtttttctatgATTGCGAAATCTCTGTCGCAATTAAGGAAAGTGTGTCCTTTTACAGGAAATTTATGAATAATTTCCTCAAAAACGTTATTTGCTAGTATGGTCAAATACATGGCGATCATgaactgatttttattttgacccccaCAATTATCCGACCACAAAATAAGCATTTTCTTTCCGTGATTGCCAGTTTCCTTAGTAAGGTAAGTATATAAACAGGAGCTAATTTCCAAGGCACCCCTTCCCCCAAAGTCCTCAGTCCATAAACACATGAATCCCTTTCCTGTGATGGAATCGTGAATTCCTAAGTTACACACTGCAAGCTGTTGTGAATAGTACATTTCGGAGTGAGTTAATTGGGGAATGTACATTTGCTGCTGCATGTCGAAGGAAAGAACATAGCAATTACTTGTACATGCATTTTTGGTCTCAGTTGAGATTGCTTTTGTAGCAGCCTCTGCTCTCCGATGGTGAAGCTCCTGTTCTGTTACAGCAGCTTTATCTCCTGATTTTATTTGAACAGCCAAACTATCACATGTGGAGCATGTATCTACTTTAGGCCTTGCAAAAgataagttaaattttgatataaaaatttcattatactATTGTCTAGTCACTGGTGGTTTGTTAGGCGGCTGATAATCCGCACAATATTTCTCTAAAAATGCACGGTACATTCTACTTACGTTTAAATCCGGTGACAAGAAGAGCTTATCCGGGGTTTTCGCCCTTGCGTAGTGGCTCTCAATTTTTGGAAAACTTTCGATATGCTCTATAATCTTGTTAGTCCAGACagtcttgaaaatattttgtcgagCCCCTCCTCGTTTTTCTGACATATCCATTTTACCATCAAGAATTTTTTCTCCCAAAAGTTGCACTCTTTTTGGAGTTACGGCAAACGTACTACAAAATGTTTTGAGGCAAACCCTTATTTCAGATCCTCCAGGCAAAAGTAAATGGTAGGTGAAAGAGTGCTTTCTCCTACTTTCACTGGGATGTTCGTACTGACCATGACGTCTCTTTTTGATTAATTGGGGATGAATAAACCTTTGTAGGTAACTTTGCTGCTTACTATAATCAGCCATTTCATAGAAATGATTGTACAACTCAACAAGGTATTCCAGTCTTATGGATCTACATGCTAGTGGACACTTGCATTTTACCTAAAACAATTTTGGATTATTTAGatagatttaaacaaaaaaaaaattatttatgttttaacgTCTATTTAGATAGCTCTTTAAACCATACTTACATCAGCTGGTGGGATTTTCTTTGTAACGGTCTTTTTATTGACTAGAGAAACATATTCTTCGCCAGAGTTTCTCATtttcttggttttattttttaTCCAACTATCAACAactcttcttttctttttggaCCGTTTTTCTGTAGTTTCATCCATACTCGTTCCAAATACTTATGTTTAAACCCAACCCAACAcgtccaaacaaaaataattatttagtaaCTGATGCGCCACTCTACATTTAACAGAATTGCA
Coding sequences within it:
- the LOC140432076 gene encoding uncharacterized protein; translation: MKINLGSSSQAVKSSRNLIRLHKMRLSRSEDSLNDLQIKEIDNMFQLNSPQAQRLEPNQRSPSILQKSVTSQIQVEDIPRTDIYSSDDEYVTDINDNFDSMSSKSCYSITTEANCDFDFFQSNHQKPSKDLTVKEDDEKEYFIINNVNNRPVITSYKPGSEKDSPKSDLKNFRITRSNSKRSLENFQAYIEVEENLKNNNKFSFQRSNSYMTLEDRCKIRCNDKQFRNSCKESDCSQFHVYRQKVKSEEYLPNTTTVYIQDSSGCFDKTCNEKCSEKCVHSIPDLKKVFISEYI